In Grus americana isolate bGruAme1 chromosome 17, bGruAme1.mat, whole genome shotgun sequence, the following proteins share a genomic window:
- the MMP9 gene encoding matrix metalloproteinase-9 has translation MALVFLAPLAMGLLALSCAAPLQSKPQAVVTFPGELVSTLSDVELAESYLLRFGYTTEAEARTGDKHVSLAKALRKMQKQLGLKETGELDASTLEAMRAPRCGVPDVGTFLTFEGDLKWDHMDLTYRVMNYSPDLDPAVIDDAFKRAFKVWSDVTPLTFTQIYSGEADIMIMFGSGEHGDGYPFDGKDGLLAHAFPPGQGIQGDAHFDDDEFWTLGTGLVVKTRYGNANGANCHFPFVFEGQSYSRCITEGRTDGLPWCATTASYDRDKKYGFCPSELLYTNGGNSDGSPCVFPFVFDGTTYNTCTTDGRSDGYRWCATTANFDQDKKYGFCPNRDTAVIGGNSQGDPCVFPFTFLGQSYSACTSQGRQDGKLWCATTSNYDTDKKWGFCPDRGYSIFLVAAHEFGHSLGLDHSSVREALMYPMYSYIQDFQLDPDDVQGIQYLYGRGSGPKPTAPVPTEEPQPMPTEAGSTSTTEEEEETPEPTAEPVPVDPSRDACMEKNFDAITEINGELHFFKDGKYWTRSSFWKSGIQGAFSVADTWPGLPTVIDAAFQDVLTKRVFFFAGRQFWVFSGKSVLGPRGIEKLGIGKEAGRISGALQRGRGKVLLFSGESYWRLDVKVQRVDKGYPRATDDVFTGVPLDARNVFLYQGKYHFCRGSFYWRMTPHYQVDRVGYVKYDILECPQH, from the exons ATGGCACTCGTCTTCCTGGCCCCGCTCGCCATGGGGCTGCTGGCCCTCTCCTGCGCAGCCCCTCTCCAGAGCAAGCCGCAGGCAGTTGTCACCTTCCCGGGGGAGCTGGTCAGCACCCTGTCGGACGTGGAGCTCGCAGAG AGCTACCTGCTGCGGTTCGGCTACACCACGGAGGCAGAGGCGAGGACGGGCGACAAGCACGTGTCCCTGGCCAAGGCGCTGCGCAAGATGCAGAAGCAGTTGGGCCTGAAGGAGACGGGGGAGCTGGATGCCAGCACGCTGGAGGCCATGCGAGCCCCCCGCTGTGGCGTCCCTGATGTGGGAACCTTCCTCACGTTCGAGGGGGACCTCAAGTGGGACCACATGGACCTGACGTACCG GGTGATGAACTACTCCCCCGACCTGGATCCTGCTGTGATTGATGACGCCTTCAAGCGGGCGTTCAAAGTGTGGAGTGACGTGACCCCCCTCACCTTCACCCAGATATACAGCGGCGAGGCAGACATCATGATCATGTTTGGCAGTGGAG AGCACGGGGATGGATACCCCTTCGACGGCAAGGATGGGCTCTTGGCCCACGCCTTTCCCCCAGGCCAGGGGATCCAGGGCGATGCCCACTTTGATGACGACGAGTTCTGGACGCTGGGAACTGGCTTAG TGGTGAAGACCCGCTACGGGAACGCCAACGGGGCCAACTGCCACTTCCCCTTCGTCTTTGAGGGCCAATCCTACTCCCGATGCATCACAGAGGGGCGCACGGACGGGCTGCCCTGGTGTGCCACCACAGCCAGCTACGACCGGGACAAGAAATATGGCTTCTGCCCCAGTGAAC TCCTCTACACCAATGGTGGCAACAGTGATGGGTCCCCCTGCGTCTTCCCCTTCGTCTTCGATGGCACCACCTACAACACCTGCACCACAGACGGACGCTCCGATGGCTACCGTTGGTGTGCCACCACCGCCAACTTTGACCAGGACAAGAAATACGGCTTCTGCCCCAACCGAG ACACGGCGGTGATCGGCGGCAACTCCCAGGGGGACCCATGCGTCTTCCCCTTCACCTTCCTGGGGCAGTCCTACAGCGCTTGCACCAGCCAGGGCCGGCAGGATGGCAAGCTCTGGTGTGCCACCACCAGCAACTATGACACCGACAAGAAGTGGGGCTTCTGCCCAGACAGAG GTTACAGCATCTTCCTGGTGGCTGCCCATGAGTTCGGGCACTCACTGGGGCTGGACCACTCCAGCGTGCGTGAGGCGCTGATGTACCCCATGTACAGCTACATCCAGGACTTCCAGCTGGATCCAGATGATGTCCAGGGCATCCAGTACCTCTACG GTCGTGGCTCTGGCCCCAAGCCCACCGCCCCTGTGCCCACCGAGGAGCCCCAGCCCATGCCCACGGAGGCTGGCAGCACCTCCACcaccgaggaggaggaggagacaccAGAGCCCACAGCTGAGCCTGTTCCCGTGGACCCCAGCCGGGACGCCTGCATGGAGAAGAACTTCGATGCCATCACAGAGATCAATGGGGAGCTGCATTTCTTCAAGGATGG GAAATACTGGACGCGTTCATCCTTCTGGAAGTCTGGCATCCAGGGTGCCTTCTCCGTCGCAGACACCTGGCCCGGCCTCCCCACTGTCATCGATGCCGCTTTCCAGGACGTGCTTACCAAGAGGGTCTTCTTCTTCGCTG GTCGGCAGTTCTGGGTGTTTTCTGGCAAGAGCGTGCTGGGCCCCCGGGGGATCGAGAAGCTGGGCATTGGGAAGGAAGCTGGTCGCATCTCAGGCGCCCTGCAGCGTGGCCGCGGAAAAGTGCTGCTCTTCAGCGGGGAGAGCTACTGGAG GCTGGACGTGAAGGTCCAGAGGGTGGACAAAGGCTACCCCCGCGCCACTGATGACGTCTTCACCGGCGTCCCCCTTGACGCACGCAATGTCTTCCTCTACCAAG GCAAGTACCACTTCTGCCGAGGCAGCTTCTACTGGAGAATGACGCCACACTACCAGGTGGACCGGGTGGGCTATGTCAAGTATGACATCCTGGAGTGCCCCCAACACTGA